A single region of the Anaerostipes rhamnosivorans genome encodes:
- a CDS encoding phosphopentomutase, producing MKRVFLIVLDSFGIGEAPDAKDFGDEGSNTLRAVSKSQYFDLPNLSKLGLFSIDGAEIDGERQEIIPIGAYGRMTEQSKGKDTTIGHWEIAGIISRQPLPVYPKGFPKEVTELFEQETGRKILCNRPYSGTEVIKDYGDEHVKTGALIVYTSADSVFQIAAHEEVVPPEELYRYCKIARKILTGKHGVGRVIARPFVGESGNYTRTSNRHDFSIEPPRVTMLDQLKEKGLSVIGIGKIHDIFAGKGLTEFSFSKNNEDGIEQTKEWMKKKFEGLCFVNLVDFDMLYGHRNDVDGYAKALTYFDKQLPKLIGLMQEGDILMITADHGCDPSTPSTDHSREYTPFLMYHHGQTKGVNLKTRKTFADIGSTVLDYFGIESKLDGTSVLEEIDEI from the coding sequence ATGAAGAGAGTTTTTTTAATCGTACTGGACAGCTTTGGCATCGGGGAAGCGCCGGATGCAAAGGATTTCGGAGACGAGGGCAGCAATACACTGCGGGCAGTTTCCAAAAGCCAGTACTTTGACCTACCGAATCTAAGCAAGCTGGGATTGTTTTCGATTGACGGCGCAGAAATTGACGGTGAGAGGCAGGAGATCATTCCTATCGGCGCCTATGGGCGGATGACAGAGCAGTCCAAGGGCAAGGACACCACCATTGGCCATTGGGAGATTGCGGGAATTATTTCCAGACAGCCGCTGCCCGTCTACCCGAAAGGATTTCCAAAAGAGGTGACAGAGCTTTTTGAACAGGAGACCGGAAGAAAGATTTTATGCAACCGTCCTTATTCTGGCACAGAGGTGATCAAGGATTACGGAGATGAGCATGTAAAGACAGGAGCGCTCATCGTATATACATCAGCAGACAGTGTGTTTCAGATCGCAGCCCATGAAGAAGTGGTGCCGCCAGAGGAATTATACCGATACTGCAAAATAGCCAGAAAGATTTTGACAGGCAAGCATGGCGTAGGCCGGGTCATTGCCCGCCCGTTTGTCGGCGAAAGCGGAAATTACACAAGGACATCCAACCGGCATGATTTTTCTATCGAACCGCCGAGGGTGACCATGCTGGATCAATTAAAGGAAAAAGGCCTAAGTGTGATCGGGATCGGAAAAATCCATGATATTTTCGCAGGAAAGGGATTGACCGAGTTTTCGTTTTCTAAAAATAACGAAGACGGAATCGAACAGACAAAAGAATGGATGAAAAAAAAGTTTGAGGGTCTCTGCTTTGTCAATCTTGTGGACTTTGATATGCTCTATGGACATCGCAATGATGTGGATGGCTATGCAAAAGCTCTGACCTATTTTGACAAGCAGCTTCCGAAGCTGATTGGACTTATGCAGGAGGGTGATATCCTGATGATAACAGCAGACCATGGATGCGATCCGTCGACACCGTCCACAGACCATTCCAGGGAATATACACCGTTTCTTATGTATCACCACGGACAGACAAAAGGGGTAAACTTAAAAACGAGAAAAACATTTGCGGATATCGGGAGCACTGTGTTAGACTATTTTGGTATAGAATCAAAATTAGACGGAACCAGTGTTTTGGAGGAAATAGATGAAATATGA
- a CDS encoding sporulation protein YqfD translates to MVRLIQYFFGSIFLEISGPSVERFLNLCAKQNLVLWKLKPGGKGYQCSIQKRAYETVLTLAEKTGTTVQILGRKGLPFFLLQHRKRKMFFFGIGMALVLMFLMSQFIWEITISGNERYSKSDMLKYVRNNFYQIGTFKKKIDCNLLEEHIREDHEGIAWVSCSINGTRLHIDIKESLDRKTKQNPKKPCDIVSNKKGTITAMSVKSGTPLVQVGDKVKIGDTLISGMIYYYSDDYQVTETSKIKADGQIILRTNEEYKETIPIATYEKKFVSKSTRVESIQLLNWQLKLPIKEQKGDFDVLGEKKLLHIGDLYFPIGITTKKFEGYEPERRVLTEAQAQSRLKKRLASYLEKKKKKGIKVIKTNIQYQRQGNDYIAKGTIQVEEPVGKIRNIKSLTKKQVEKITPTTATPR, encoded by the coding sequence ATGGTCAGATTAATACAATATTTTTTTGGAAGCATCTTTTTAGAGATTTCGGGTCCCTCCGTGGAACGTTTTTTAAACCTGTGTGCAAAGCAAAACCTCGTGTTGTGGAAGTTGAAACCAGGAGGGAAGGGATATCAGTGTTCGATACAAAAGAGAGCCTATGAAACTGTTTTGACACTGGCAGAAAAAACTGGAACTACGGTTCAGATTCTGGGGAGAAAAGGGCTTCCCTTTTTTTTATTGCAGCACCGGAAGAGAAAAATGTTCTTCTTCGGTATCGGGATGGCCTTAGTTTTGATGTTTTTAATGTCACAGTTCATCTGGGAGATTACGATTTCTGGAAATGAGCGTTATTCAAAAAGTGATATGCTGAAATATGTAAGAAACAATTTTTATCAGATTGGCACCTTTAAGAAAAAGATTGACTGCAATCTTTTGGAAGAACATATCAGGGAGGACCACGAAGGAATTGCTTGGGTATCCTGCTCCATCAACGGTACCAGATTACATATTGATATCAAAGAATCGCTGGACAGAAAGACCAAACAGAATCCGAAGAAGCCATGTGATATTGTCTCCAATAAAAAAGGGACCATAACAGCCATGTCGGTGAAAAGCGGTACACCGCTGGTTCAGGTAGGAGATAAAGTAAAAATAGGTGATACGCTGATATCCGGAATGATCTACTATTACAGCGATGATTATCAGGTGACGGAAACCAGCAAGATCAAGGCGGACGGACAGATTATTCTGAGAACCAATGAGGAATATAAAGAGACCATACCAATCGCTACCTATGAGAAGAAATTTGTATCAAAAAGTACCAGGGTGGAAAGTATACAGCTGTTAAACTGGCAGTTAAAGCTTCCAATTAAAGAACAAAAAGGCGATTTTGATGTACTTGGAGAAAAAAAGCTGTTGCACATCGGAGATCTTTATTTTCCAATCGGCATTACTACAAAGAAGTTTGAAGGGTATGAGCCCGAACGCAGGGTGTTGACAGAGGCCCAGGCCCAGAGTCGGTTAAAAAAACGTCTTGCCTCTTATCTGGAGAAGAAAAAGAAAAAAGGAATCAAAGTCATAAAGACCAATATCCAGTATCAGAGACAGGGAAACGATTACATTGCCAAGGGAACCATCCAGGTGGAGGAACCGGTGGGAAAGATCAGAAACATCAAGTCACTGACAAAAAAACAGGTGGAGAAGATTACACCAACAACAGCAACTCCGCGCTGA
- a CDS encoding amidase domain-containing protein — protein sequence MLSTFLGLCLLAIVLFGISNSNIKAKKLSNKQQIKNIVNHYFTDFYDSLVTYKLPANTEDYIENNENTYLYKKILEFDSKSSKNIGSGFHDYKLKTKYKKLKIFKNKAEVKLLLTVDYHYKEAKDMDSAYYNIKYDFKLNKKDGKWKIYFIDTNNENYEYFKSEVQQRKKVLKRIKTRSNADPVRQSIDQTCEEMTDSSETQNEELKNLTETVDENRQTPEFRSVSKSYSWKNGIDYALTYAEKKRIFYVVPNENDCTNFISQCVWAGYGGYVKGDKKKTKSNMKNKVRMVSGVWQGGEGGGTGNWESVKSFWSYAIKDKTYGPKGKGYNNNKLVRTLTNISFGDVIQSKNNKTKNDYKHSAYVSSIEKRLTYVSQHNRRRRSLSSWINYNGGPGKCYMRRIHFSSAKFSK from the coding sequence ATGTTAAGTACATTTTTGGGATTATGTTTGTTGGCAATAGTGCTATTTGGGATTAGTAATAGCAATATAAAGGCAAAAAAGCTTTCTAATAAACAACAAATAAAAAACATTGTAAACCATTATTTTACAGATTTTTATGATTCCTTAGTTACTTATAAGCTTCCGGCAAATACCGAAGATTATATTGAAAATAATGAGAACACTTATCTCTACAAAAAAATACTGGAATTTGATTCAAAAAGCAGTAAAAATATTGGTTCTGGTTTTCATGATTACAAATTGAAAACTAAATATAAGAAATTAAAAATTTTTAAGAACAAGGCAGAGGTTAAACTTTTATTGACAGTTGATTATCATTATAAGGAAGCAAAAGATATGGATTCTGCTTATTATAATATTAAATATGACTTTAAACTAAACAAAAAAGATGGAAAATGGAAGATTTATTTTATAGATACTAACAATGAGAATTATGAGTATTTTAAAAGTGAAGTTCAGCAAAGGAAAAAAGTATTAAAAAGAATCAAAACCAGAAGTAACGCAGATCCAGTACGTCAAAGTATCGACCAGACCTGCGAAGAAATGACAGATTCATCAGAAACGCAAAATGAAGAATTGAAGAATCTTACGGAGACTGTAGATGAAAATCGACAGACACCGGAATTTCGCTCTGTTTCCAAATCATATTCATGGAAAAACGGAATTGATTATGCGTTAACATATGCTGAAAAAAAGCGTATTTTCTATGTGGTCCCGAATGAAAATGACTGCACTAATTTTATTTCACAGTGTGTATGGGCAGGATACGGAGGATATGTGAAAGGGGACAAGAAAAAGACAAAAAGTAATATGAAAAATAAAGTTCGTATGGTATCGGGAGTTTGGCAAGGAGGAGAAGGCGGAGGAACTGGAAATTGGGAAAGTGTAAAATCGTTTTGGAGTTATGCTATCAAAGATAAAACCTATGGACCAAAAGGGAAAGGATATAACAATAATAAACTTGTAAGAACATTGACTAATATAAGCTTTGGAGATGTAATTCAAAGCAAAAACAATAAGACAAAAAATGATTACAAACATAGTGCATATGTGTCTTCAATTGAAAAACGGTTAACTTATGTTAGCCAACATAATAGAAGAAGGCGATCATTATCCAGTTGGATAAACTATAATGGAGGTCCAGGAAAGTGTTATATGCGAAGAATACACTTTTCAAGTGCTAAATTTAGTAAATAG
- a CDS encoding YabP/YqfC family sporulation protein — MKKKPKEALAKGLSLPRDVVFGDFIITLTGNEQVMIENYKGILSYEENQIVVQGNHVVLRIVGTNLVIQYYSMEIMKVTGEITRLEYA, encoded by the coding sequence ATGAAGAAAAAGCCAAAGGAGGCATTAGCCAAAGGTTTATCCCTTCCAAGAGATGTGGTCTTTGGCGATTTTATTATTACCTTGACAGGCAATGAACAGGTGATGATTGAAAATTATAAGGGAATCCTATCTTACGAAGAGAATCAGATTGTCGTCCAGGGAAACCATGTGGTTTTGAGGATTGTAGGGACAAATCTCGTCATTCAATATTATTCCATGGAAATTATGAAGGTGACCGGTGAAATTACACGGCTGGAATACGCATAA
- a CDS encoding lysine exporter LysO family protein: MIVLLTILSLTFGIAYGCSDMDNVLISILTEHSNIVLYILMFSVGISIGMHDGIIQKIKEYHIKIFIIPAGIIAGSLLGGLFCSAILKMPAGHATAVTSGLGWYSLAGATISKLEGAELGSIAFMSNLMREIFSFFIIPFLALRFNHFTCIAPAGATSEDTTLPVILKYTNEETVVLSVLNGIICSFFVPILISLCLNAG; the protein is encoded by the coding sequence GTGATAGTCCTTTTGACGATACTTTCCTTGACTTTCGGGATAGCTTATGGCTGTTCTGATATGGACAATGTTCTCATATCCATTCTTACGGAACATTCAAACATTGTCCTGTACATACTGATGTTTTCTGTTGGTATCAGTATCGGTATGCACGACGGTATCATACAGAAAATCAAGGAATACCACATTAAGATTTTCATTATCCCTGCGGGAATTATTGCAGGCTCGCTTCTGGGCGGACTGTTCTGTTCAGCAATCTTGAAAATGCCTGCGGGTCATGCGACTGCGGTTACAAGCGGTCTGGGCTGGTACAGCCTTGCAGGGGCAACAATCAGCAAATTAGAAGGAGCGGAATTAGGAAGCATTGCTTTTATGAGCAACCTTATGAGGGAGATATTCTCTTTCTTCATCATTCCGTTTCTGGCGTTGCGGTTCAATCATTTTACCTGTATCGCTCCTGCTGGTGCAACGAGTGAAGATACGACGCTCCCTGTCATATTAAAATATACGAATGAGGAAACGGTCGTGCTGTCTGTTTTGAACGGCATTATCTGTTCTTTCTTCGTCCCGATACTCATTTCCTTATGTCTTAACGCAGGATAA
- a CDS encoding PhoH family protein, whose protein sequence is MNPIEIDVEFPSEHGGNVFGQFDVYMKKIEKTLHVNLILRDGQLKVVGSEEAVKKAQSVIGELLELSRRGNIITEQNVNYALSLSMEEKSGHLLELDKDVICHTVQGKPVKAKTLGQKKYLEQISEKMITFGIGPAGTGKTYLAMAMAITAFKNDEVNRIILTRPAIEAGEKLGFLPGDLQSKVDPYLRPLYDALYEIMGAETFMKNMEKGLIEVAPLAYMRGRTLDNSYIVLDEAQNTTPAQMKMFLTRIGFGSKAIITGDLTQKDLPFDSVSGLEESVRVLGKIPDIGICRLTSKDVVRHPLVQQIVTAYEKYEESKNRKKKEKAPRKRTKDR, encoded by the coding sequence ATGAATCCGATAGAAATAGATGTGGAATTCCCTTCTGAACATGGAGGGAATGTATTTGGACAGTTTGATGTTTACATGAAGAAGATTGAAAAAACGCTTCATGTAAACCTTATCTTAAGAGACGGGCAGCTTAAAGTGGTCGGCAGCGAAGAAGCGGTGAAAAAGGCACAGTCCGTGATTGGAGAGCTTTTGGAGCTATCCCGAAGAGGCAATATTATTACAGAGCAGAATGTCAATTATGCCTTATCTCTTTCCATGGAGGAAAAAAGCGGCCATCTGCTGGAATTGGATAAAGATGTGATCTGTCACACTGTTCAGGGGAAACCGGTAAAGGCAAAGACCCTGGGACAGAAAAAATACTTGGAGCAGATCTCAGAAAAGATGATCACGTTCGGGATTGGGCCGGCAGGAACTGGAAAGACCTACTTAGCCATGGCCATGGCGATCACGGCGTTTAAAAATGATGAGGTAAACCGGATCATTTTGACCAGACCGGCCATAGAGGCAGGCGAAAAGCTGGGATTTTTGCCTGGGGATCTGCAGAGCAAGGTTGATCCGTATTTAAGGCCACTCTATGATGCTCTCTATGAGATCATGGGAGCGGAAACTTTTATGAAGAATATGGAGAAAGGGCTGATCGAAGTTGCACCGCTGGCCTATATGAGAGGTAGAACCCTGGATAATTCCTATATCGTGCTGGATGAAGCGCAGAATACGACACCGGCCCAGATGAAAATGTTTCTCACAAGAATCGGATTTGGCTCAAAAGCTATCATCACCGGGGATCTGACACAGAAGGATCTGCCGTTTGACAGTGTATCCGGTCTAGAAGAATCGGTGAGAGTGCTCGGAAAGATTCCGGATATCGGGATCTGCCGGCTGACCAGCAAGGACGTGGTACGCCATCCTCTTGTACAGCAGATTGTCACTGCTTATGAAAAATATGAAGAGAGCAAAAACCGGAAGAAGAAAGAGAAAGCCCCGCGGAAACGAACGAAAGATAGGTAA
- a CDS encoding putative polysaccharide biosynthesis protein, with protein MGKKQKSSFLVQGTILAAASLICRVIGLLYRRPLTAIIGNEGMGYYGFAYNVYSIILLIASFSIPLAVSKSIAARLAMKEYKNAQRVFHGALVYVVIVGGGAGLITFFGAPAFLPNQPGAVLALRTMAPTIFLSGILGVLRGYFQGHSTMVPTSVSQILEQILNAIFSVLMAYVLVAPYVGISGKVATYKLAKYGAAGSAIGTGVGVLTGLLFCGIIYWVYRPKVKRQIAADKTKKIESYQRILKILLLTITPVIFSTAIYNCSAIIDSTLFSTIMVNKGMASRSVAALFGIFSNQYNVLINVPVAIASALSNAIVPDIAGAYAVNDKQRMNESINMAIKFTMIISIPCAVGMGVLAKPIVGLLFGPAKAFGLGPKLLMVGAVSIVFYCLSTLSNGILQGMGKMKVPVRHSAVSVVINVFVLIVLLYTTKVDTYALVFATMAFSFVMCILNARSIKKYTGYEQEVSKTFIKPLISAVAMGIVIGIIGFVFQRFMSGTSLGYALCLLIAVPLGALVYFVAIIGLKVFEEEELQRVPKGHLILKMAKKLRLL; from the coding sequence ATGGGGAAAAAACAAAAGAGCAGTTTTTTAGTACAAGGAACCATTTTAGCAGCAGCTTCATTGATCTGCCGCGTCATCGGCCTTTTATACCGCAGACCCTTAACCGCCATTATCGGCAACGAGGGTATGGGGTACTATGGGTTTGCGTATAACGTTTACAGCATTATCCTGCTGATCGCATCCTTCAGCATACCGCTGGCAGTTTCAAAATCAATAGCCGCAAGGCTTGCCATGAAAGAATATAAAAATGCCCAGAGGGTTTTCCATGGAGCTTTAGTATATGTAGTGATCGTCGGAGGGGGCGCTGGCCTGATCACTTTTTTTGGTGCACCGGCATTTCTTCCGAATCAGCCAGGTGCTGTTCTTGCTTTAAGAACGATGGCACCGACCATTTTTTTATCTGGTATTCTGGGTGTTTTAAGAGGCTACTTTCAGGGACATTCTACAATGGTGCCCACTTCTGTATCACAGATATTGGAACAGATTTTGAATGCTATTTTCAGTGTTCTCATGGCTTATGTTCTGGTAGCACCATATGTAGGCATCAGCGGAAAGGTAGCCACATATAAGCTGGCCAAATATGGAGCTGCGGGAAGTGCCATAGGTACAGGAGTTGGAGTTCTTACAGGGCTGCTTTTCTGCGGTATTATCTATTGGGTCTACCGGCCAAAGGTAAAGCGTCAAATAGCTGCGGATAAGACAAAGAAGATAGAGTCTTATCAGAGAATATTAAAAATTTTATTGCTGACGATTACTCCGGTTATTTTCAGCACGGCAATATATAACTGCAGCGCGATCATTGACTCTACCTTGTTTAGTACGATTATGGTCAACAAAGGCATGGCGTCCAGGTCAGTGGCTGCTTTGTTCGGCATTTTTTCAAACCAGTATAATGTTTTGATCAATGTGCCAGTTGCTATCGCCTCTGCGTTATCCAATGCCATTGTACCGGATATTGCAGGAGCATACGCAGTCAATGATAAGCAGCGGATGAATGAAAGTATCAATATGGCCATAAAATTTACGATGATCATTTCCATCCCTTGTGCCGTGGGCATGGGCGTTCTTGCAAAACCGATTGTCGGCCTTCTATTTGGTCCTGCTAAAGCATTTGGACTTGGTCCGAAGCTGCTGATGGTTGGTGCGGTCTCCATTGTATTTTACTGTCTTTCTACACTCAGCAATGGAATATTACAGGGGATGGGCAAGATGAAAGTGCCGGTCCGACATTCGGCAGTATCTGTAGTGATCAATGTTTTTGTTTTGATCGTTTTGCTTTATACAACGAAGGTGGATACTTATGCTTTAGTATTTGCTACTATGGCATTTTCGTTTGTCATGTGTATCTTGAATGCCCGTTCCATTAAAAAATATACTGGATATGAACAGGAAGTGTCCAAGACATTTATAAAACCTCTGATCAGTGCTGTTGCAATGGGAATTGTGATAGGGATTATAGGATTTGTTTTTCAGAGATTCATGTCAGGGACAAGTCTTGGCTATGCTTTGTGTCTGTTGATAGCAGTTCCTCTTGGAGCATTGGTATACTTTGTTGCTATCATTGGATTAAAGGTTTTTGAGGAAGAAGAACTTCAGAGAGTACCAAAAGGTCATTTGATATTAAAAATGGCAAAAAAATTGAGATTATTATGA
- the ybeY gene encoding rRNA maturation RNase YbeY, with protein MSVFLENEYEGTADIDCEMIARQVIEAAVDYVTCPFECEVNLMLVGNEEIHQINLEQRGIDRPTDVLSFPMIEYEKPACFDGLEEDLAAFHPDSGELMLGDIVISMDKAKEQADAYGHSLKREYAFLIAHSMLHLFGYDHMEEKERAVMEQKQEEILQQVHYTRD; from the coding sequence ATGAGTGTTTTTTTAGAAAATGAGTACGAAGGAACAGCGGATATAGATTGTGAAATGATTGCCCGGCAGGTGATCGAGGCTGCTGTGGATTATGTAACATGTCCTTTTGAGTGTGAAGTAAATTTGATGCTTGTAGGGAATGAAGAGATTCATCAAATCAATCTGGAGCAGAGGGGGATTGATCGTCCTACGGATGTCCTTTCGTTTCCGATGATCGAGTATGAAAAACCTGCATGCTTTGATGGTTTAGAGGAAGATTTGGCTGCTTTTCATCCGGACTCAGGTGAACTGATGCTGGGTGACATTGTGATTTCCATGGACAAGGCTAAAGAGCAGGCAGATGCTTATGGACACAGCTTAAAGAGAGAATATGCTTTTTTGATCGCCCACAGTATGCTCCATCTGTTTGGCTATGACCACATGGAGGAGAAGGAACGTGCGGTGATGGAACAAAAACAGGAAGAGATCTTGCAGCAGGTCCACTACACGAGAGATTAG
- the alaS gene encoding alanine--tRNA ligase, which produces MKAYGVNELRKMFLDFFESKGHLVMKSFSLVPKNDKSLLLINAGMAPLKPYFTGQEVPPKTRVATCQKCIRTGDIENVGKTARHGTFFEMLGNFSFGDYFKTEAIRWSWEFLTEVVGLDPDRLYPSVYLDDDEAFEIWEKEIGIAPERIFRFGKEDNFWEHGAGPCGPCSEIYYDRGEKYGCGSPDCTVGCECDRYMEVWNNVFTQFENDGNGNYEELENKNIDTGMGLERLAVVVQEVDSIFDVDTIKAIRDKICELAGATYGADEKNDISIRVITDHIRSASFMISDGVMPSNEGRGYVLRRLIRRAARHGRMLGLKDLFLAGLSKTVIAESKDGYPELKEKEEFIYKVLTKEEEQFNRTIDQGLQILAEMEEDMEKKGKKQLEGKDAFKLYDTYGFPLDLTKEILEEKGVSVDEDGFQEAMEQQRKQARAARETTNYMGASATVYEQLDPSMTSEFVGYDTLTCESEIIAMTTDKEVTDTLVEGQRGTIICSKTPFYATSGGQEADQGVILSENSSFAVEDVIKLSGGKFGHVGYVNEGNLSVGEKVLLNVNERNRRQTEKNHSATHLLQKALRTVLGSHVEQAGSSNNAKHLRFDFTHFSPMTPEEIKKVEDIVNEEIAANLAVDTKLMSMDEAKNTGAMALFGEKYGDEVRVVSMGDFSVELCGGTHVPNTGAITAFKILSETGVAAGVRRIEAITDKAVFEYYEKMEQELLEAAKIVKAAPAKLMSRLEALMAELKELHSENESLKSKLAKDALGDVMDQVQEVNGVKLLAAKVADVDMNGLRELGDSLKDKLGEGVIVLASSMGGKVFLVAMATAGAQKAGAHAGNLIKGIAGCVGGGGGGRPNMAQAGGKKPEGIDEAIAKVKEELEGQLSN; this is translated from the coding sequence TTGAAGGCATATGGAGTGAACGAATTGAGGAAGATGTTCCTTGATTTTTTTGAGAGCAAAGGGCATTTGGTGATGAAGAGTTTTTCTCTGGTTCCCAAAAACGATAAGAGCCTTCTGCTGATCAATGCAGGTATGGCACCGTTAAAGCCGTATTTTACCGGACAGGAAGTGCCGCCGAAGACCAGAGTCGCAACCTGTCAGAAATGTATCCGTACCGGAGATATCGAGAATGTAGGAAAGACTGCAAGACACGGTACCTTTTTTGAGATGCTCGGAAACTTTTCTTTCGGGGATTATTTTAAGACTGAGGCAATCCGCTGGTCATGGGAGTTCCTCACAGAAGTTGTAGGACTTGATCCAGACCGTCTGTATCCTTCTGTATATCTGGATGATGACGAGGCATTTGAGATCTGGGAAAAAGAAATTGGCATTGCCCCGGAGAGGATCTTCCGCTTTGGAAAAGAGGACAACTTCTGGGAGCATGGAGCAGGACCCTGCGGGCCATGTTCAGAGATCTACTATGACAGAGGAGAGAAGTACGGATGCGGAAGTCCGGACTGTACGGTAGGCTGCGAATGCGACCGCTACATGGAAGTGTGGAACAACGTATTTACTCAGTTTGAAAACGATGGAAACGGCAATTATGAAGAGCTGGAAAATAAAAATATTGATACTGGAATGGGTCTAGAGCGTCTGGCTGTTGTAGTCCAGGAAGTGGATTCAATCTTTGACGTGGACACAATCAAAGCGATCCGTGACAAGATCTGTGAACTGGCGGGTGCGACTTACGGTGCGGATGAAAAAAATGATATTTCCATCCGGGTCATCACAGACCATATCCGTTCTGCGTCATTTATGATCTCTGATGGGGTCATGCCATCCAACGAAGGGCGCGGATATGTGCTCCGCCGTCTGATCCGCCGTGCGGCAAGACATGGAAGAATGTTAGGCTTGAAGGATCTGTTTTTGGCGGGCTTAAGCAAAACTGTGATTGCGGAATCTAAAGACGGATATCCAGAACTAAAAGAAAAAGAAGAATTTATCTATAAGGTTCTCACAAAAGAGGAAGAACAGTTTAACCGTACTATCGACCAGGGACTCCAGATTCTTGCCGAGATGGAAGAAGACATGGAAAAGAAAGGGAAGAAGCAACTGGAAGGAAAGGATGCTTTTAAGCTCTATGACACATACGGATTCCCACTGGATCTGACAAAAGAGATCCTTGAGGAAAAAGGTGTCTCCGTAGATGAAGACGGATTCCAGGAAGCTATGGAACAGCAGAGAAAGCAGGCCAGGGCAGCAAGGGAGACGACAAACTATATGGGAGCCAGTGCTACGGTATACGAACAGCTGGATCCATCTATGACATCTGAGTTTGTAGGGTATGACACGCTGACCTGTGAGTCTGAGATCATTGCCATGACAACGGACAAGGAAGTGACGGATACTCTGGTGGAAGGCCAGAGGGGAACCATTATCTGCTCTAAGACACCGTTTTATGCTACCAGCGGTGGCCAGGAAGCGGACCAGGGTGTCATATTAAGCGAGAATTCCTCTTTTGCCGTAGAAGATGTCATAAAGCTTTCCGGAGGAAAGTTCGGGCATGTGGGTTATGTCAACGAAGGAAATTTAAGTGTCGGTGAAAAAGTTCTCTTAAATGTCAACGAAAGAAACCGGCGTCAGACAGAAAAGAACCACAGTGCAACCCATCTTTTGCAGAAGGCTCTGCGCACTGTCTTGGGAAGCCATGTGGAGCAGGCAGGTTCCAGTAACAATGCGAAGCATTTAAGATTCGACTTTACTCATTTCTCTCCGATGACACCGGAAGAGATTAAAAAGGTGGAGGATATCGTCAACGAAGAGATTGCCGCAAACCTGGCCGTGGATACAAAGCTGATGTCTATGGATGAGGCTAAAAATACAGGAGCTATGGCATTGTTTGGTGAAAAATACGGAGACGAAGTAAGGGTTGTCTCCATGGGAGACTTCTCAGTGGAACTTTGCGGAGGTACTCATGTACCTAATACAGGCGCGATCACTGCATTTAAGATTCTATCAGAGACCGGTGTGGCTGCAGGAGTCAGAAGGATTGAAGCGATTACAGACAAGGCAGTTTTTGAATATTATGAGAAAATGGAGCAGGAACTTTTAGAGGCTGCAAAGATCGTAAAAGCAGCTCCTGCAAAACTGATGTCACGTCTGGAAGCTTTGATGGCGGAACTGAAAGAACTGCACAGTGAGAACGAGTCTTTAAAGAGCAAGCTGGCAAAGGATGCACTTGGGGATGTTATGGATCAGGTGCAGGAAGTGAACGGAGTGAAGCTTCTGGCAGCAAAAGTGGCGGACGTGGATATGAACGGTCTGCGTGAACTGGGCGATTCCCTGAAAGACAAGCTTGGGGAAGGTGTGATCGTTCTGGCATCCTCCATGGGAGGAAAGGTGTTCCTTGTGGCTATGGCCACAGCCGGAGCCCAGAAAGCCGGAGCCCATGCGGGTAATCTGATCAAGGGCATCGCCGGATGTGTCGGCGGAGGCGGAGGCGGCCGTCCGAATATGGCGCAGGCAGGCGGAAAGAAGCCGGAAGGTATTGATGAGGCTATTGCTAAGGTGAAGGAAGAACTGGAAGGGCAACTTAGTAATTAA
- the rpsU gene encoding 30S ribosomal protein S21: protein MSNVIVKENESLDSALRRFKRNCAKAGIQQEIRKREHYEKPSVRRKKKSEAARKRKVK, encoded by the coding sequence ATGTCAAACGTTATTGTTAAAGAAAATGAATCTTTAGACAGCGCTCTTCGCAGATTTAAGAGAAACTGTGCCAAAGCAGGTATTCAGCAGGAAATCCGCAAAAGAGAGCATTACGAAAAACCGAGTGTTCGTCGTAAGAAAAAGTCTGAAGCGGCTCGTAAAAGAAAAGTAAAATAA